Within Bacillus solimangrovi, the genomic segment TAGTGTGCCACCTAAACGTCCAAATTGCTCACCTAAATATTGTAACGTTAACGGTCGTTTCATCGCTTGTTCTAATTCCTTGCTCGATTGAACAGTAACTATATTTCCGTTTGTAGCATCCGTCCATTTACTAGTTAATAGTTGACCAACTTCTCCACTTACATGCACTTGAAGTGGGAACAGATGGTGAGCTTGCTCAACTTCATACGTTTTTCGAAGGCGATTATTTAATTCCTGATCACTTGTTTTCCATATTTTATCTCCGATATGAACTTTCGTTAAGTTTACATCATGTCGACCAAGTACAATCTCGATCTTACCTCCACTTACTTCGCCATCAACTTTATTACCTTTTTTCCTTAAGTCATATACACGTCCGCCCTCTTCCTTCTGATCTGGACGGCCAGCATCAAAAACAATTCCATCTCCACGTTTAAGAGGTGCTTCAATTTCACATAAAATTGCGTCCTTTAAAACTTTCTTAACTGTTCCAAGATAGACACCTCGACTCTTCGGATATGTGCCATCCAATAGTTCTTTATTATTCGTCCCTTTCAAGAAACCGTATGTGAAACCACGACTGAAACTTTGTTGTAATTCCCTAATTTCTTCAGTTGAAGGACTATAACCTGAATCCATGAAATACTCATCAATTGCTTTACGATATTTACTTACAACATTCGCAACATATTCTGGTGATTTCAATCGCCCTTCAATTTTAAATGAATACACACCTGCTTCAATTAACTCTGGCACAATTTCTAATGCTGCTAAGTCCTTCGGAGATAAAACATATGAGATATCACCCATTTCCTTCACTTCACCATCAACTTCCAAATCGTATGGCAATCGACAGGCTTGGGCACATTCTCCGCGATTCGCAGATCTTCCGCCCCACATTTCAGATGTTAAACATTGACCAGAATATGATACACATAATGCACCATGAACAAATACTTCTAATGGAACGTTTGATTTTTCAGCGATCTTCTTAATATGTTTCTCATTATTCTCACGACCAAGTACAACAACACTTAAATCATGTGGTTTCAAAAACTCAACTGCCTCTGGGGAAGTTACGGTCATTTGAGTTGAACCATGAATCGGAAAATCAGGTGATATTTCTCTTATCAGTTGTACAATACCCATATCTTGAACAATTAGTGCATCTACTCCTGCATCCATACATGCTTCAATTAACACTCTCGCTTCGTCAAGCTCATTCTCAAACACTAAAATATTAAACGTTACATAACCACGAACGCCATACTTATGCAAATATGCCATAATATCAGGAAGTTCATCCATTTGAAAGTTCTTCGCTCGCACACGAGCATTATATTTATCAACACCGAAGTAGACTGCATCAGCACCGTTTGCAACAGCAGCACGTAAACACTCCCAATTACCAGCAGGGGCTAATAGCTCTACACTCTTTTGCTTAGTTAATTTCAAAATTTATTCAATCCTTCCACTTATAGAGGATGTTCAAAAAGTACGGGAAAAATGACTGTTGAATACCTGAGTTGATTTGCTTTTCCACTCCACATGTATCCTACAAACGTACACTCGGTACTCAATCCTTCGTCACCTTGTTCTTCTCCACCCTTTTTGTCCTCCTTTTTGAACACACACTTATACTATCCAACACTTCATTTTACTTTAATCTTTTCAAAAAAGGTATATTTTTTTCTGTTTCATAATGATATAGAAACATGACCTTTCTACAATTTTTCACTATGTTTCTCTTACTCATACTCGCTTCAAGGTATT encodes:
- a CDS encoding DUF3656 domain-containing U32 family peptidase, yielding MLKLTKQKSVELLAPAGNWECLRAAVANGADAVYFGVDKYNARVRAKNFQMDELPDIMAYLHKYGVRGYVTFNILVFENELDEARVLIEACMDAGVDALIVQDMGIVQLIREISPDFPIHGSTQMTVTSPEAVEFLKPHDLSVVVLGRENNEKHIKKIAEKSNVPLEVFVHGALCVSYSGQCLTSEMWGGRSANRGECAQACRLPYDLEVDGEVKEMGDISYVLSPKDLAALEIVPELIEAGVYSFKIEGRLKSPEYVANVVSKYRKAIDEYFMDSGYSPSTEEIRELQQSFSRGFTYGFLKGTNNKELLDGTYPKSRGVYLGTVKKVLKDAILCEIEAPLKRGDGIVFDAGRPDQKEEGGRVYDLRKKGNKVDGEVSGGKIEIVLGRHDVNLTKVHIGDKIWKTSDQELNNRLRKTYEVEQAHHLFPLQVHVSGEVGQLLTSKWTDATNGNIVTVQSSKELEQAMKRPLTLQYLGEQFGRLGGTLFELDTIESDLNGEVIVPVKELNRIRREAVEQLLELRQQPRQYTKNAVDTNRSEVKQIEPITQPNLIPLCRSMEQIEAACKTDITWIYADFEFTTDYPQAVEKAHQYGKQIALATPRIHMPGENGILNGMLKSNPDAILVRSLGAVQYFTTKNLNIPLIGDFSLNIANHRAVDLFLERGLKRVTPSYDLNIQQVVDMLEVAQSDKIEMVIHQHLPMFHTEHCVYCTFLSEGTDYTNCGRPCEEHRVSLQDRIGMSHPVRVDIGCRNTVYNAIEQSGAEYITNFKELGVQNYRIEFLEESGEKVEEVINLYKEALEGKRDGTSVWRKLKATNQLGVTRGQLIN